GTACGTCAGGAAGCGAACCAACGATTCCTGATCAGCAGGCTCATTGGAAATGTCCGTCAAAATCACAACACGGTGCTTGTGCTGAGCCAGCGCTGCAGAGGGTAACGCAGAAAGAGCAATCGCCAATGCGCAGGCGAGAAGGCGGAAGATTGGACCGTTCATGTGGGTTTCTATCGTTGGTTCTGCCAGGGGATCGGATTGAACTCCGCCAGTAATTTGTCAGTCCGCTTAATCGGCACTCGGATCACCGTTGAGATACCTGGCGATCGTGAGTCCCAGTTGTTGGCCAACCGATTGATAACCCTGCTGCGTGCCTTCGGAACGATTCCAGGATGTTTCCAGCGTCATCGACACGACGTGCGGCGTTGTGTGGTTGCGAACCCAGTTGCTGCTGACTCGGTCGCGTTCTTCCTGAGTCTTGATGTAGCCAGTGAATCGGAACTCGGGTTCAATTCCTTCGATCAGACTTTCTGAGATCGCTCTCCAACGCATGTAGTTTCGTTGCTGCAGTTTCGGCAATCCGTCCATTTTAGGGGCGAAGTAGAACGGCTTTCGATCATTGGGACCGGGGTTGTGCAGATCGATGAACGCGTCGAATCGGTGGCTGTTCAAAAGCTGTTTGATTTTGCTCTGAGCCGCCAGCACTTCCGGATAGATTGGCTTGTCGTCCCAGTCTCGATTGTGGTCACGAGGCACGGAAGCCTTTCCGCCGGCGCCGATGGCAACGTTATCGACGTCCATGATGGGGACGACATAAATCGTGGCCTTGCTTCGTAAATCTGCGGCAATCGGATCGTCACTCGCCGCCCACCTCAGAAAACCCTGTGCAACCCAACTCGATCCGGCCTCCCACGCGTGCTGGCGTGCCTGAATCCAAATCGCAGACGGCCGGGCATCATCGCTTTCCTGCGCGCCGAATCGGATCGCGTTGACCGGGCGGTTGCCGCGTGTGCGAGCCAGTTCAAACACTTTGGCACCGGGAAGCGTTTCGGCAACTTCCTTCAAAAGCTTTTCTGCGTGCGATGGCAGGAACGGTGGTCCCCACCCGACCCACATGGTTTTCGCTGTGGCTTCAAACGTGTAAGTTGCCACGTTGTCTTTGCGATCGGGCTCAGGCGAGTGCCTCCAACTGACGTTGTCGTCGCTGATTGAAGCTCGATCCGGCAGCAACCAGGATTGGCTAAGAACCTGGCGTTCGCGATACGGTGCGGGATTGGCACTCACGGACAGTTTGACCGGCGTGCCGACGCGCAGACCGTCCAATCGGCAATACCACCAGCACGGCCAACCACGATCCTGCCGTACTTCCGGTTGCAGATGCACAGATTGCTGTTCCGCGTCCGTGGAGATGATCACTGCTGATCCGCCGACGAAGTCTGCGGTCGCTTGCATCTGAGCTGCGGCACGGTCGCTGATGCAGATCAGGCCACAGAAAATCAGAAAGAGATTCAGGGGGTAAGTGTGCTTCATCGTATTCTGATCAGAAGAAGGTGCTACGTTGGAGTTGCTGAGCGGTTAATAACCGCAAAGCGGGTGTGCTCGACTTTGCCGTCGAAAACGAACATCATAGCCGCGATGCAAGTTGGAATCTAAGAACGCCGTATAAAACCCGTGTGGCCGGGTTGTGGATCACTCAGGTTTTGGCAGGCGTCCCTGAAGCCAGTCCGCTACAATCGCGAGACTGGGTTTGAAAATTTCTTGAACAGGCGAGTTTCAAAGAATGCAAAGACGTTCGTTTCTTCATGCGGCTGGTTTGGCTCTGGCTGGCGCGAGTTTGCAGGCAGCGGCTCCGGCGAGGGCTCCGCGAATTCTGTTGCGGTCCAGCTGGCAAACATTCAACATTGGTGACATCGCGCACACGCCAGGCGTGCTGAGACTTTTGACGACTTACTTGCCCGATGCCGAAGTTACACTGTGGCCAAGCCGGATCGATCAGGGCGTCGACAAGATGTTGATGGCTCAATTCCCCAAGCTTAAGATTGCTCAAGATCAGGCGGCCAGGTCGCAAGCCTTCGACGAATGTGATTTTCTGTTGCACGGTTCTGGCCCATCACTGGTTGCCCAGCGGCACGTTGAAGAATGGACCCAAAAGACAGGCAAGCCGTACGGTGTGTACGGAATCACGTTACCGCAACGCAGATCCACTTCCAGCAAGGACGAATCGCAGGACGCACTGCGAAAAACCGTCGACGTCCTGAGCGGTGCGGAATTCGTATTCTTTCGGGAATCGAAGTCACTGGCGTTCGCGAAGTCGCTTGGTTGCAAGTCTCCGGTGATGCAGTTCGCTCCCGACGGCGCTTTCGCCTGCGACCTGCGTCAGGAGGAAAAAGCGGAAGCATTCCTTCAGCAGCATGACCTTCAAACCGGTAAATTCCTGTGCTGCATTCCGCGGCTTCGCTATACGCCCACATGGACGGTCCCTTCCAAGAAAAGGCCCTTCGATCCCGTGCGACATGGTCGTAATGAAGAAATGAAGGAGCATGACCACGCACCGCTACGCCAGGCAATTGCCGAGGTCGTTCGCCAGACAGACTTAAAAATCCTGATCTGTCCGGAAGACCAGTCACAAATGAAGATCGGCAAAGAACTACTGCTGGACAAACTTCCGGAAGACGTGCGTCCACGTGTTGTGTGGCGGCCCAACTATTGGCTGACGGGCGAAGCGGTCAGCACCTACGTTCGCAGCGCCGGGTTGTTCGGCAACGAAATGCACTCACCCATCATGTGTATCGGTCACGGCGTTCCAGCGATCGTCTGCCGATTTAGTGAGCAGACCGTCAAGGGGTTCATGTGGCAGGACATCGGACTCGACGACTGGCTGTTTGACCTCGATGACGAGGCTCAGGTGGCCAAAGTGGTACCAACCGTTTTAGACATGGCAAAGAATCCAAAAGCGGCTCGGGAAAAGGCAGCCAAAGCCCGCGCAGTTGTCGAACAACGCCAGCGAGAAACCATGATGGTGCTATCGCAAACGTTGGGTGACTCTCGCGAGTGAGGAGTCCAATTTGCAGTCCAGGGAAAGAGGCAAACAAAGGACACGCCTCTCCGATTGTGCGATTGGATTTGCTATGCTGTTGAGGCGGCATCAACACGATGCCGACAGAGTGTCCGCGTTGTACCACGCTCTGTATCGCAGAAAGCTGCGAACCCGAGCCAACCGGGCAGACGGGTGGTCGGCGTTGGATCGCAAACGGTGAAACGCACGAGTCGTGAAGTCATTGGAAGTGGGGACGACCCCACCGCTCTATTTTCCACCGGGGACGGCCCTGTCTAAGGGAGAGTACGTCCATGGCGTGGTTCATTTTGATCGTAGCGGGCCTTTTCGAAATCGGTTGGGCAGTTGGCCTGAAGTATTCGGAGGGTTTCACAAAGCTGGTCCCGACAATTTGGACCGGCACGGCGATCGTCATTAGCATGACACTACTTGGATTCGCCCTGCGAACACTCCCCGTCGGAACGGCCTACGGCGTGTGGGTGGGAATCGGAACAGTGGGCACGGTTGCGTTTGGCATCGTCTGGTTTGACGAACCTGCCAGTGTTGCTCGCCTGTTTTTCGTGCTGCTGATTATCGTGGGAATCATGGGGCTCAAAATCACAACACCCGCCTGATTCGATATGGCGAGACGTTCATCATGGTTGGCGCCGGTTTCGCCACGCATGCCAATCTGCATCAGTGACCAGACTATCCCGGCAGCGATTCGTGGTTGTACAGCTGGAAGGTTTTTTCTGCGACAACTTCTCCACCAAGCCTGATGGACATGTGCCACGGACCAAGTTTGTCGGCGATCGGTTCCCAGATGGTATCGCCCAGATAGAAGTTCCAGTCGTTTGTCTTGACGTAGACAACTCCGTCAAACGGCGGCCGCCTGTTCCCTTCGGCGTCCAGAATCCCGGGATGGTCAATGCGGTATTCCAGCCGCTCATTTTTGGCACCGCGAATACTGGCAACAAAACCAAATTCCACGTCAACCACGGCTCGAACGCTGGTCGTGATCTCAGCAACTTTCGGCAGGTTCTTCGAATCAGAATCCCACTTCGTGTAGATTCCATAAGTTCGAATTCGAATGTCGCGTTTTCGTTTCGCCACGAAGCTAAGCCATCTCCCGAGCGGTCGCTCACATCAATGCCCGACAAAGTAAAGGCACAAGTATGAAACTGAATCACATCGCGTTGCTGATTCTATCGATTTTCAGTGTGATTGCACGGGCCGACAACCGGCCAAATATCATCGTGATCTACACGGATGATCAAGGCTATGGTGATGCGAGTTGCCTGAATCCGAACGCGAAGTTTCAGACGCCCAACCTGGATCGTCTGGCAAAAGAAGGCATCGCCTTTACCAACGCGCATTGTTCAGACACCGTTTGCACGCCGTCGCGCTACGGCCTGCTGACCGGACGCTACAGTTGGCGAACAACACTCAAGACCGGCGTCTTTGGTGCGGAACGCGAATGCCTGATCAAAGACGGACGAATGACACTGGCCTCGCTGTTGCGAGACAACGGGTACAACACGGCGATGGTCGGCAAGTGGCATCTGGGGATGGATTTTTCCGGTGACGCCGGGAAGCGTGACTGGACTCAGCCCGTGAAAGACATGCCGCTGGACAAAGGCTTCGACTACTTCTTTGGCATTCCGGCCTCTTTAAACTACGGAGTGCTCGCGTGGTTCGAAGGGCGTCACGCAAAGGTTCCGCCAACCGTGTACACAAACAAGAAGCCCAACAAACGGCACGTCGACTACCGCATCATGCCACCCTATCAGGCGACGCCGCAGGCAACAAAGAAAGCCATCGGTAAACCGGGCATGGAAGTCGCGCCGGACTTTATCGACAACCAGTGCCTCACTCGTTTCACCGACAAAGCCATCGAATGGATGACGACAAAACGTGACGCCGCCAAATCCGGGAAGCCGTTTTTTGTCTATTTGCCGTTCACGTCACCACACTATCCCGTTTGTCCATTGCCAGAATTTCACGGGATGGGCGAATGCGGCGGCTACGGTGAATTCGTCATTGAAACGGACTACCACGTCGGCCGTATTCTTAGGTTTCTGGATGCTGAGGGCCTCGATGACAATACAATGGTTGTCTTCACCAGCGATAACGGTCCTGAAAAATCATGGCAGCAGCGCATCAAGGATTTCGGACACCACAGCAACGGCCCCTATCGCGGCGGTAAGCGAGACATCTATGAAGGCGGCCATCGTGTACCGTTTTTCATTCGCTGGCCTGCCGGCATCAAATCGCCCGGACGAATATGCGACGACCAGATCTGTCAGACGGATTTACTGGCCACGTTTGCTCAACTGATTGACAGCGACCTGCCAAACGACGCCGGTGAAGACAGTCAAAGCTTTGCGACGATCCTCTCCACGCCAGCCGCCGATCACAAACGCCTGCCACTGATCAGCCACTCTTCCAACGGCCGCTTTGCCATCACGGATGGAGTCTGGAAACTTGTGATGTCGCATCGAAAGCAAAAGGAAGAGCTATACAACCTGTCATCAGATCCTGGTGAAACGACGAACGTGCTTGCACAACACGAAGCGACTGCCACCAGGCTGCGAACCGCAATTACTGAGATCGTACGCAACGGACGATCAACTCCCGGCGCCAAACAATCGAACGATACGGGATATTGGAATGACCTGACATGGATGACAGACGACGACTTCAGATAGCGAAAGCCTATTCCGGAATGTCGTTGCCCCACATTAACCAGCAACTGTGCCGGGGAACCAGAAATTCGTCTACCGACCGCTTCTCCCCGCCGACTACGAACGGCGATCACGATCGTCCGGTACTTGACCGACGTGAGTCACAGCTGATACTCTCCCGCCGCTGGTCCCATCGGAGGACGACCGGACCACAAGTAAGACACCGCGACTAACATCCATATAAAAAGTGCGGGCCGGTGGTTTTGAGTTTGCCCATCAGGCGCCTTGGGCCCCAAATAATAGATTGAATATGGAAGAGCTGACCCCGAAGGATTTGTTTTTGCAAAGCGTCGGCCGCTGTGTTGCCAATGAATTGTTCCTTCCAGAATTTTACAGCCGCTTCGTGGGCGCCTCCGAAGAGATCCAGGCCAGATTCCGATTCACCGATTTCGATCAGCAATACTTGATGTTGCGTCGGTCACTGGAACTGTGCGCAGGAGCAACGTCTGGCGACCCCGAATCGATGCGCGAGATCAATGAACGCGCGTTAACTCATGATCGAGACCACTTGAACATCAAGCCTGAATTTTACGATGTCTGGCTGGAGACGATCATCGATACCGCTCGCATCCACGACAGCCAGTGGGATGAAGCCGTCGAGACAGCGTGGCAAAGAATTCTCGGCCACGTGGTGAAACACATGCTCCGAAAATATTAACTGGACAGCGCCACCTTTGGGCACAGAGCCGTGTCTTTGATAACCCGAAGTGTAAGCGAGGGATTCGTCGCAACTCGTTCCCTCGCTTACACTTCGGGTTACCATTCGCACCAACATGGCGCTGTCCAGTTAAACTCCCCCTGAACGTCTCTGGTCTCATTACGAAACATTCAGCGCCAGCATCGAGGTTTCTCCCCGTCGAAACACGATGCGGCGTGTACAGAAGCTTCGAAAGCTACGCCGCGATGATCGTGGGCAAGTCGCGGACAGGGTCGTTGGTCGCGACTGAGGGCCTTAAAGCGGACCAACGGCGGTGGCATCGATCGCCGAGGTAACCGGGCAATCCAAGCAGCAGAACATACACGATCAAGACTTTGCCGGGTGGCACCGGTTGCGTCCCCGAATGTCGCCAAAACAACCACAGTGAAAGAACCGTCAGCAGCCCGCAGATTACTGCCGCGATAGGGGACGTGTAATACTTTCCGCTCAGGATAAACCGCTTCAATACCTCCGCGCCAGTCAGCAGCAGCGGCGCCGGAAGCGCCAAACCAATGGCCGTTCTGACTTCCGGCAACGTGAGCCCTCGTGTTTCCGTCGTGCCCTGGCGCGATGCACGGGGTGGAGAATGGGAAGGTTGAATTGGCAGCGCAACCGAAGGTTTGTTGCGCTGCAGGATGCGATTGCCGGGTTTCCACCCAGCGGGCGCAAACACTTCGACCCTGCCGGGCCAATCAGGCTACAGCGCTATTGTCACGGGCAATGCAGCGTCGAAGTTTGACCGTGGTGATTCACGCGGCGTGAACGGACAACGCACTTTGGTCGCGCATGGAGCCGCTCGGGAAACTGCTGCGGGGTTTCAGCCAGAGGAGAAATCTGTCAACTGGCTCTAAGTAGCTGTCCATTTCCGCGTGGTGCGCAGCGTGAGGTGTGGTGTTCAGTTGGCGGGGACGAGTTTGGACAGTCGCGACTGACCGGGCGGCGCGGAGGTCAGGCCGACTTCAAGTTTCAGTCGATCAAACAGACTGAATCCATCCTGCTGCCACGTCATGACCTCGGCCACCACGGAACTGAGCGTTGGTGTTTTCAGATGGAGATTCAGCGATTCCAGGACGCTTGTAAGAATGCTGCGGCGACGGGCTCCCTTCGATGTTTTGCTCGTTCGACCTGTGCGACGGTCCATGGCCGCGCCGCGAAGACTGCGTTCCGCTTCGTTGTTCGTTGCTGGCGCGGCCGGGCTTGTCACAAAACAAAACAACTCCTCTTCCGTCATCAGCCGAATCAGTTCTGAGACCAGGTTGTCAAAATCCTTGCCGAAGTCGGCCGCCCGAACATCGGAATCCTCGGCGCAGTAACGCACCAGCAGAGCCGCCAGCGTGTTATCAAGTTCATCGACCTTCGCCGCACGACCGGCATCGCCAAGACGACCATCGGCGGCGTGGCGTTTGGCCGCGTAGAAAATTTCCAGCAGGCCGTCGAGCAGTCGCTGGTACTCTTCGTTGTCCGGCTTCAGCAGCGTCAGACGGATGGCCTTCCGCAGCAGGTGAGCCCAGCATTTCTGTGCGTGACTGAAACCTCGGTACACGGCCGCATCGTCCGAAACAAGCACGCCTCCAAACAATTCTTTCGACAGGATCTGAGCCAGTGTGTCGCCGTCTTTGCGGCATCCGAAGATCAGCACGCGCGCCTTCTCCGACAAAAAAGCCCACACGCTGTTGATACTCCAACTGGTTTCGTCTGCATGCACAATCGCACTGAACGCCATCAGGTCACACAGAGATTCGAATTCCTGTTCCCAACGCCGTGCCAGTTGATTCAACAGAGCGTCCGCCTGGGATTTGCCGAGCGGCAGATTCCAGAAGAATTCAATCAATGCACACGTCTTGTCGATCGACAGTCCCGTGATGGTCACAATGCGAGCCAGCGCGATATGAACTTCAATGCCGAATTCGGACCGCGGCCACACGCCCGGAATTTCGGATTTCTCGCCGTTGGGGCCGTGATAGATTTCATAGACGACCTGCACGGCTTGGCCGTTGATCACTCTCCAGACGAAACGTTCCCGAACGAAACGGCACTCTGCGACGTTGTAACCTTCCGGCAGAATGAGTTCGCGTCGTTCGGCGTTGTCCGCTTTCTGCTCGGTTGTGCGACGACCGCGACGCGCCGAGGATTGTTTTTTGCGACCTTTTCGGCGGCCCGTTTCAGCGCGGCGTCTCTCTTCCGCCGTCACCGAAAACGCCTCGTCGAGTCGCTCTGTGGGGTTCTTACCTTCGAGCTCTTCAATCCGATCACGCAGCCGCCGGTTCTCGTCCCGCAGCTCCGCAACCTCACGCTGCAGGCTAAGCACAAGCTGCTTCACTTCCACAGCGATGATCTGACTGACATCCGTGTCCATCCACCTGTCGTATCAAAATCTAACCGACAGAAAAAGACCAGTCTCCAAGCTGAAATGGACAGCTACCTTTGGCCGGCAACGCGCGGCCAGATCAGATGGTGGAACGATGGCTCGCACATGCACTCAAGCTTACAAAGACCGAACTGTCAACCTGGTGTTCATACGGCAGGAGCTTGGGCGTCCTATCGCAACTAACAGAAGATCAAGTAGAAGCGATTTTGAATACCGATGCCGGATTAGATCGGCATACCCGCGTCCAGTACTTCCTAACCAGTGGACAACTGAGCTTTTTCGAGTCGAATGCTGAAAGATATGATACAGCGGTCAACGCAATTCTATACGGCAAATTCAGCCTGCCAATTAATGGTCGAATAGGCCACTCACTTGTCGACATATTGAGTTTCGTTTTCGCTACGCATCGGATAGGACAAGTATTTGAAAGCCGCAGCGACATGCCGGTTATCAGGCTCGCGTCGCGCTACAGTAACTCGCCAGAGGAGGCAATGCAGCGGCTTCAGAAAATTCAAACTCCGACCTTCCCCACGGCACTGAAGATCCAGAACATTCGCGACGTATTCGTGACCGCGGCCCAGCATTCAGGTGAGTACTGGGCGACCTCGCTTGAACCATGGAAGCTGGTGGTTAACGCAATCGAAAAAGAGTTTCCCGACGCATGGAGTTGCATCTGTTTGGTATGTGTTGCTGCGGGGATCTACTCGCGCGATGATCGTGGGCTGTGTGGTGAAAACTTATTCGACGATTCGATTTCACTGTGTGAGCGGACGAGATTTGCGCGTACGAAGTCAGGCGCACCGGTCTGGTGGAAACAGCAACTTGAAATCGCCACCGAACCGCATCAACAGATGATCGCTCTGCTGCTGTTCTTTACTTGGGCAGGACCAGAAACTCTAAAGCGACTTCTGCCGCTAGCGGACGAACTGGTCACTGCACTAGACGACGACGATTGGCAGCGCCTCTTCGTGGGGATTCGTCGTTGTAAGTTGGGACTGCCAACAAACACAGTGTCTCTTTCAGAAACTGATCTAGCATACGGCTGCTCACTTCGCTGCGCCCTGGCAGTTTCAACGCGATTGGATGACGCTGGCAAGTTGATTGTCAACTCAAAGGTATTCGCCGACTATCTCGGAAACGACGTGAACGCTAACTTGTTCTCAGGCAATGTGGCCACAAAATTATTTCAGAAGGGCAAAGCCACCGCAGATGAGACTGCAATGAAACTGAAGGCCGTATATTGCCGTGGCGCCCATTTCGTTTCGTTACCAAGTGGAAGAGGACGGGATCTCGCACCACTCAGTCCAGAACTTGCAAATGAAATCTTAGATAATGTCGAGGACTACCCGTCATCCGTAGTGAGGTTCGCTTCAGATCAAATGCGAAGGGCAATTGACTCAGCCGTTGTGCCGTTGGCAGACGTCGCTGATAGCAATGGCTGGTTTGACGAAGAGTAAGATTTGCCGAATCTCCTACTGAGGAATATGACAGGCAACGCAGTAAACGACGTTTCACGTCGATCATGTGCGGCGATGCTCCGACATGAATTGCAAACTCCGCAGTTACCTGCGTGGCCTTTTGGCTAAAGAAAGCGGCGCGCACAGTGGTGATGAGGGTTCTTGCCTTCCATATGTCGCTGGTCGTTTGAAATCATGGCTCACGCGTCCTCAGCTAAAGCTCGACAGACGGGGCCGCCCCATCCACCTTCGCTGTCACCTCAACCTCAGCAATAGGTGAAGGCCGAGGCGACAGCGAAGGCGGACGGGGCTAGCGGACACGTGAATCGGGAGGACGACTGGGGCGGAGCGAATTCCCTATCTGCAATCGCGACAATTTCGGCTACAATTCGGCCTAACGATTTGGGAGTCCCACTATGAGCAGCGTTACCGTCGAATTGGATTTGCCGCAGGACTGGAACCAGTTCCGGATGCCCAATGCGCTGAAGGCCCGCCTAACGGATCTGCTGGACCAGCAGGACAACGGATTGGGACTCAGCGAGTCAGAACGCGAGGAAGCACAGGCACTCACCGAATTGTCTGACATGCTGTCGCTCATGAAGCTACGGGCAGAGGTTGCCGAACGCGGCCGAAAATGAGCGGTCATATTTCCACGTCACTGGTTCGTCAGGTTGTTGAACGAGCCGGAAACCTGTGTGAGTACTGCCAACTGCCTCAGGCCACGCAGGAAGCCACCTTTCACGTTGACCATGTGCATCCACGTTCTCAGGACGGACCGACAACTCTTGAAAATCTCGCCCTTGCCTGCGTGACGTGTTCGCTAAAGAAAGCGGCTCGAACATATGCCGCAGATCCTGAGACCGGTACAGACGTCCGGCTCTTCAATCCACGATTGGACCGCTGGGGCGACCACTTTGCGTTTTCTGAATCCGGCCAGTTGATTGCCTCAACTGCGATCGGACGTGCCACGGCTGTACTTTTGGCAATGAACCGCGATGCGATCGTTTTAATACGCCGAGAGTTGGCGATACTGGGGCGGTTTCCGCCACCGTAGGAACTTACCTGCTGCCCGTCCGGGGAAAATGTGCGTCGACGATCGCAGCAATCGAAATCCGAACCGCTTCCGGCAGATCGTCCCAGCAATCACGTAAACGCATCAGGCGGGTGTCCTCTGAAACATCAACTGCACCGGATTCTGCACCGCCCTCTTGTGAAAGTGGCGCGTTTCCCTGAGGAAACGACGATGTTTCGAGTCCCTCAGCGCCCACTTTTAACTGATGACAGCATAAGGGTTTACGACTAACAATCGTAGACCCTTTTTGCGTTGATGAATACGAGCCCCAGCTACCGCCGATCTGACCGACTTTCCGGTAGATGTGACTCGATTTGCGAGTCGCCAGCTGTCTGCGGCTGCACAAAGCTTCTTGTCGAGGTCTTTAAGCAACTGCTGGGAATCGGGCATTACAAGGTCCTGGGGGTGGTGATCGGTTTACACCGAGGGCGACGTGGCACGGCAGCATACCGACCACCAAACTCTAATTCCATTCCACTGCCGCGAATGATCAAAGCAGTAGCCGGCAGGCCGGAAGGACGCCATAGATCGGACGTGCAGCTGGCACGCCGAGATACCCAACGTATGCATGCAACCCGGATTCCGGGGGGCGTGAAGCATACGACGACCCCGAAGTGTCGCTTGAACCGGCGATATTCCGAGTGATCCCAGTCAGCAGCGGGGCAGCTTCTGGCATGCTGCCTCGGTTTGGGTTCGAGAGCCGGGGCTTAGGGCAAATGTCGGCAACGAAGGTCTTATTCCTCGATCAATCGTGCGAGATACCAGTTTCAAAAACGTCCACCCGTCCTGCATGCTGGACAAGCACTCGGATCGTCATGACTTGAGCGATAATTGATGCGCTTCGCGGATCGCAGCAATCGCGTCATCAGCCGGCAGTCCCTCGTCACCAGCTTTCCATTCAGCGATGGCTTCCTTGATCGCCAGCAAATCCTGTCTCTGCTGGACAGGATCGGGATTCTGTGCACGCCATTCATCCAACAGATCTTCGAGATCACAATCAGCACTGCCGCAGCTGATACGATTCAGTGCGAATTGATGAAAGCTGCGGACGTCCTCCTCGGTTACTGGCATTGTCTCAATCCTGTTTTCATTGAGCTTGTTCGCGAAATTCTATCGACTGTCCGACGAGGGGTCCATCTGTGATTCGTCGGCGACCAGCGTCGATATAGGCGGCAAGTTGACCGACACAATCGCGTCGATCAACAACCAGACGACTTCCGGCAGATCATTCCAGCAGTCCATCAATCGCCGCAGACAATCAGCACCGCATTTTCCAGAGGCGACCTTCTGATTGGCAATCGCTTCAAGACGTCTCAGAAGTATGATTCGCAGATTGCAGTGCCTTCAATTGCTCAGTGTACTGCTGTCCGCCAGGCTATGCTCGTGCCAGAAGCCTCTGCATTCCAACAGGCATCGTCGCGCGAACTTTCTACTGCTTAGAGCTGAAGCGGCGCACTGAGCATCTCGTTCGCTACCTACTCGCAAAACGCCGACGCAAAACAGATCCACCAACCTCAACAAACAACCGCCGGCGCTTTAGTTCTTTTAAGTTCAATGCCTCACCACGCCAATCGCCTGCCGGTGCGTACCGGTTTGGCGCATGAAAAAACGACGGTCGCTTTTTGGGGGCGACCGTCGTTGAATATTTTTGTCGTCGTTGCTGTGACGAGTACAAAAAAGAGAAGGAGGCCGTCCCTGGCCGAACCCTCTCGGGCACCTGACAAACACGAATCCATTCGTGTCTTAACGTCAGGAGGGCGGACCTTAAGAAGATGTCGGATATGTGTCAAAGCCAAACCGCGAACAAAAATTTCTGAAGTCTTCATTGCCAATGATTGGCCGCGCATCGAATACGATTCTGCAAAAACTGCCGAACAGGTCTTGCCGCAAAGTTGAAATCCGACATAGATTTCGTCGCCACATGTCGTGGATGTGATGCGCCGTCGTGCGCTGAACAAAGCGTTGCGGTGTTTGAAGGTTTCACAGTGATCAGGCGGAAGTGTTCGAAATGAAGAATCGTCACGCTACGTCTAAATTCGCAATCGATCCGAAACGTTCTCGTCTGCGCACCGATGGCGCCCGACGATTTCTGTGGGATTGCGTTTGTTCAAGTTCTTTGCATCGCGACATATCTTTGCGCCTCGCTGCCGTGTTGGGCGCAACGATTTTTGCAGGCTGCTTTTCCCCGAACCATGCTCGCCTGCCGATCATGCAGCCCGCTCATCCGCAGTCCGAAGCGCAGGCGTTTCAGCAGCAGGATCCGTTTCCTGATCCCGACATCGGCCCGGATATCATGTCGCGACCGCTTGATTACATTCGCCCTCGCACGGAATCTCGGCGAGCGGCAGAGCAGCGGTTGTTTCAGGGCACACCCTCTGGCCCCGAATACAGTCCACCCGGCTACCCGCGCGGCGGTTTGAATCGTCCGAATGCTGTCAACTGATGGCTGGTCTGAAAGGCTGGGTGGTTTACGGGTGACCTTGGCGCGGCTTCTGAGTGCCAATGCTTTGTGAACTCCAGATTTTATCGAGTTTTCCGATTCGCACGGTCGATCCTGTTTTGCAGGGCAGGAATTCCCTGAGCGTCGTGCGCTTGATTGTC
This DNA window, taken from Fuerstiella marisgermanici, encodes the following:
- a CDS encoding M14 family zinc carboxypeptidase, encoding MKHTYPLNLFLIFCGLICISDRAAAQMQATADFVGGSAVIISTDAEQQSVHLQPEVRQDRGWPCWWYCRLDGLRVGTPVKLSVSANPAPYRERQVLSQSWLLPDRASISDDNVSWRHSPEPDRKDNVATYTFEATAKTMWVGWGPPFLPSHAEKLLKEVAETLPGAKVFELARTRGNRPVNAIRFGAQESDDARPSAIWIQARQHAWEAGSSWVAQGFLRWAASDDPIAADLRSKATIYVVPIMDVDNVAIGAGGKASVPRDHNRDWDDKPIYPEVLAAQSKIKQLLNSHRFDAFIDLHNPGPNDRKPFYFAPKMDGLPKLQQRNYMRWRAISESLIEGIEPEFRFTGYIKTQEERDRVSSNWVRNHTTPHVVSMTLETSWNRSEGTQQGYQSVGQQLGLTIARYLNGDPSAD
- a CDS encoding polysaccharide pyruvyl transferase family protein codes for the protein MQRRSFLHAAGLALAGASLQAAAPARAPRILLRSSWQTFNIGDIAHTPGVLRLLTTYLPDAEVTLWPSRIDQGVDKMLMAQFPKLKIAQDQAARSQAFDECDFLLHGSGPSLVAQRHVEEWTQKTGKPYGVYGITLPQRRSTSSKDESQDALRKTVDVLSGAEFVFFRESKSLAFAKSLGCKSPVMQFAPDGAFACDLRQEEKAEAFLQQHDLQTGKFLCCIPRLRYTPTWTVPSKKRPFDPVRHGRNEEMKEHDHAPLRQAIAEVVRQTDLKILICPEDQSQMKIGKELLLDKLPEDVRPRVVWRPNYWLTGEAVSTYVRSAGLFGNEMHSPIMCIGHGVPAIVCRFSEQTVKGFMWQDIGLDDWLFDLDDEAQVAKVVPTVLDMAKNPKAAREKAAKARAVVEQRQRETMMVLSQTLGDSRE
- the sugE gene encoding quaternary ammonium compound efflux SMR transporter SugE encodes the protein MAWFILIVAGLFEIGWAVGLKYSEGFTKLVPTIWTGTAIVISMTLLGFALRTLPVGTAYGVWVGIGTVGTVAFGIVWFDEPASVARLFFVLLIIVGIMGLKITTPA
- a CDS encoding DUF3859 domain-containing protein; the protein is MAKRKRDIRIRTYGIYTKWDSDSKNLPKVAEITTSVRAVVDVEFGFVASIRGAKNERLEYRIDHPGILDAEGNRRPPFDGVVYVKTNDWNFYLGDTIWEPIADKLGPWHMSIRLGGEVVAEKTFQLYNHESLPG
- a CDS encoding sulfatase family protein, yielding MKLNHIALLILSIFSVIARADNRPNIIVIYTDDQGYGDASCLNPNAKFQTPNLDRLAKEGIAFTNAHCSDTVCTPSRYGLLTGRYSWRTTLKTGVFGAERECLIKDGRMTLASLLRDNGYNTAMVGKWHLGMDFSGDAGKRDWTQPVKDMPLDKGFDYFFGIPASLNYGVLAWFEGRHAKVPPTVYTNKKPNKRHVDYRIMPPYQATPQATKKAIGKPGMEVAPDFIDNQCLTRFTDKAIEWMTTKRDAAKSGKPFFVYLPFTSPHYPVCPLPEFHGMGECGGYGEFVIETDYHVGRILRFLDAEGLDDNTMVVFTSDNGPEKSWQQRIKDFGHHSNGPYRGGKRDIYEGGHRVPFFIRWPAGIKSPGRICDDQICQTDLLATFAQLIDSDLPNDAGEDSQSFATILSTPAADHKRLPLISHSSNGRFAITDGVWKLVMSHRKQKEELYNLSSDPGETTNVLAQHEATATRLRTAITEIVRNGRSTPGAKQSNDTGYWNDLTWMTDDDFR
- a CDS encoding globin; the encoded protein is MRAGGFEFAHQAPWAPNNRLNMEELTPKDLFLQSVGRCVANELFLPEFYSRFVGASEEIQARFRFTDFDQQYLMLRRSLELCAGATSGDPESMREINERALTHDRDHLNIKPEFYDVWLETIIDTARIHDSQWDEAVETAWQRILGHVVKHMLRKY